A stretch of Mustela nigripes isolate SB6536 chromosome 6, MUSNIG.SB6536, whole genome shotgun sequence DNA encodes these proteins:
- the NOP2 gene encoding probable 28S rRNA (cytosine(4447)-C(5))-methyltransferase isoform X1, which translates to MGRKLDPTKKEKRGPGRKARKQKGAETELARFLPAAGDENSKRLSSRARKRAAKRRLGSAEAVETHKFPGAKPLPGKLPKGVSGGAVQTPGKKGAQFLLHATQGRKRPAPTLSSEEEEEEEEPEEDGVLNQGDLWGSEDSDADKIDDYGAGSNSENEDEDEELLPIERAARKQKAQEAVAGGQWSEEETEEEEEEEEKGSPESGPQKDDETDGGLQINVDEEETFVLPPAGEMEQDAQAPDLQRIHKRIQDIVGVLRDFGTQREEGRSRSEYLHRLQKDLATYYSYGDFLLGKLMDLFPLSELVEFLEANEVPRPITLRTNTLKTRRRDLAQALINRGVNLDPLGKWSKTGLVVYDSSVPIGATPEYLAGHYMLQGASSMLPVMALAPQEHERILDMCCAPGGKTSYIAQLMKNTGVILANDANAERLKSVVGNLHRLGVTNTIISHYDGRQFPKVVGGFDRVLLDAPCSGTGVISKDPAVKTNKDEKDILRCAHLQKELLLSAIDSVNAMSKTGGYLVYCTCSIMVEENEWVVDYALKKRNVRLVPTGLDFGQEGFTRFRERRFHPTLRSTRRFYPHTHNMDGFFIAKFKKFSNSVPQSQTGNSGDSTPANLDLTEVKGQVTPKPEGSSQPAKKARVAVNAKQQLQKQKHPKKASFQKQNGISKGTDSGLSTVSCDTKFQAPSKVQDSSQPAPEAEVMKGPKVTKKLKQKSATLLSSKKVAFLKQNGPLKGTSNKLPVLSLSTTQATVKPEDCDPPLRNTKGAENVKQQLPSKRAAFQKQNGTPKGPETSTMSLLGSSRPPPAKRRKSQSRGSSCPVLSKMNG; encoded by the exons ATGGGGCGCAAGTTGGACCCTACGAAGAAGGAGAAGCGCGGGCCGGGCCGTAAGGCCCGGAAACAAAAGGGTGCTGAGACTGAACTGGCAAGGTTCTTACCTGCAG ctgGGGATGAAAATTCTAAGAGGCTGTCTAGTCGTGCTCGAAAAAG GGCAGCCAAGAGGAGGTTGGGCTCTGCTGAAGCCGTTGAGACACATAAATTCCCTGGAGCCAAACCACTGCCTGGAAAACTACCCAAAG GAGTCTCTGGAGGAGCTGTCCAGACACCTGGTAAGAAGGGAGCCCAGTTCTTACTTCATGCTACTCAAGGCAGGAAGCGTCCAGCACCAACCCTCAgcagtgaggaggaagaggaggaggaagaacctGAAGAGGATGGTGTGCTGAACCAAGGGGACCTCTGGGGCTCCGAGGACAGTGATGCCGATAAGATAGATGACTATGGTGCTGGTTCCAACTCGGAGAACGAGGATGAAGATGAAGAG CTGCTGCCCATTGAGAGGGCTGCTCGGAAGCAAAAGGCCCAGGAAGCTGTGGCTGG GGGCCAGTGGAGTGAAGAGGagactgaggaggaggaggaggaagaggagaaaggatcTCCTGAGTCAGGCCCCCAAAAGGATGACGAGACAGATGGGGGCTTACAGATCAATGTGGATGAGGAGGAGACCTTTGTGCTGCCCCCTGCTGGGGAGATGGAGCAGG ATGCCCAGGCTCCAGACTTGCAACGAATTCACAAGCGCATCCAGGATATTGTAGGAGTGCTGCGTGATTTTGGGACTCAGCGGGAGGAGGGTCGGTCTCGTTCTGAGTATCTGCACCGGCTTCAGAAGGATCTAGCTACTTATTACTCCTATGGAGACTTTCTGCTTGGCAAGCTCATGGACCTCTTCCCTCTATCTGAG CTGGTGGAGTTCTTAGAAGCTAATGAGGTACCTCGGCCCATCACCCTTAGGACCAATACCTTGAAAACCCGGCGCCGAGACCTTGCTCAG GCACTGATTAACCGTGGAGTTAACCTGGACCCCCTGGGCAAGTGGTCAAAGACTGGACTAGTGGTATATGATTCTTCTGTGCCCATTG GTGCTACCCCCGAGTACCTCGCTGGGCACTATATGCTTCAGGGAGCCTCCAGTATGCTGCCAGTCATGGCCTTAGCGCCCCAGGAGCACGAGCGGATCCTGGACATGTGTTGTGCCCCTGGAGGAAAGACCAGCTACATAG cccagctgATGAAGAACACAGGTGTGATTCTTGCCAATGATGCCAATGCCGAGCGGCTCAAGAGTGTCGTGGGTAATCTGCACCGGTTAGGAGTCACCAACACCATTATCAGCCACTACGACGGGCGCCAGTTCCCCAAG GTGGTGGGGGGCTTTGACCGAGTCCTTTTGGATGCTCCCTGTAGTGGCACTGGGGTCATCTCCAAAGACCCAGCTGTGAAGACTAACAAG GATGAGAAGGACATCTTGCGCTGTGCTCACCTTCAGAAGGAGTTGCTCTTGAGTGCCATTGACTCTGTCAATGCGATGTCCAAGACGGGAGGCTACCTGGTCTACTGCACCTGCTCCATTATG GTGGAAGAGAACGAGTGGGTAGTAGACTATGCCCTGAAAAAGAGGAACGTTCGGTTGGTGCCCACAGGTCTAGACTTTGGCCAGGAGGGTTTTACTCGCTTTCGAGAAAGGCGCTTCCACCCCACCTTGCGTTCTACCCGCCGGTTTTACCCTCACACCCACAATATGGATGGTTTCTTCATTGCTAAGTTCAAGAAATTCTCTAATTCTGTCCCCCAATCCCAAACAG GGAATTCTGGAGATTCTACCCCTGCAAACCTAGACTTGACTGAGGTGAAAGGTCAAGTGACCCCCAAGCCTGAGGGCAGCAGCCAGCCTGCCAAGAAGGCAAGAGTGGCTGTGAACGCAAAGCAGCAGTTGCAGAAACAGAAACATCCCAAGAAGGCCTCTTTCCAGAAGCAGAATGGCATCTCCAAAGGTACAGACTCAGGATTGTCCACTGTATCTTGTGACACAAAGTTCCAAGCTCCTTCCAAGGTCCAGGACAGTAGTCAGCCAGCTCCAGAAGCTGAAGTGATGAAGGGACCAAAGGTGACTAAGAAGCTAAAGCAAAAGTCAGCTACCCTGCTGTCCTCCAAGAAAGTTGCCTTCCTGAAGCAGAATGGTCCTCTTAAGGGCACCAGCAACAAATTGCCTGTGCTATCCCTTTCCACGACCCAGGCCACTGTCAAGCCTGAGGACTGTGATCCGCCCCTTCGAAACACCAAAGGGGCTGAGAACGTAAAGCAGCAGT
- the NOP2 gene encoding probable 28S rRNA (cytosine(4447)-C(5))-methyltransferase isoform X2, producing the protein MGRKLDPTKKEKRGPGRKARKQKGAETELARFLPAAGDENSKRLSSRARKRAAKRRLGSAEAVETHKFPGAKPLPGKLPKGRKRPAPTLSSEEEEEEEEPEEDGVLNQGDLWGSEDSDADKIDDYGAGSNSENEDEDEELLPIERAARKQKAQEAVAGGQWSEEETEEEEEEEEKGSPESGPQKDDETDGGLQINVDEEETFVLPPAGEMEQDAQAPDLQRIHKRIQDIVGVLRDFGTQREEGRSRSEYLHRLQKDLATYYSYGDFLLGKLMDLFPLSELVEFLEANEVPRPITLRTNTLKTRRRDLAQALINRGVNLDPLGKWSKTGLVVYDSSVPIGATPEYLAGHYMLQGASSMLPVMALAPQEHERILDMCCAPGGKTSYIAQLMKNTGVILANDANAERLKSVVGNLHRLGVTNTIISHYDGRQFPKVVGGFDRVLLDAPCSGTGVISKDPAVKTNKDEKDILRCAHLQKELLLSAIDSVNAMSKTGGYLVYCTCSIMVEENEWVVDYALKKRNVRLVPTGLDFGQEGFTRFRERRFHPTLRSTRRFYPHTHNMDGFFIAKFKKFSNSVPQSQTGNSGDSTPANLDLTEVKGQVTPKPEGSSQPAKKARVAVNAKQQLQKQKHPKKASFQKQNGISKGTDSGLSTVSCDTKFQAPSKVQDSSQPAPEAEVMKGPKVTKKLKQKSATLLSSKKVAFLKQNGPLKGTSNKLPVLSLSTTQATVKPEDCDPPLRNTKGAENVKQQLPSKRAAFQKQNGTPKGPETSTMSLLGSSRPPPAKRRKSQSRGSSCPVLSKMNG; encoded by the exons ATGGGGCGCAAGTTGGACCCTACGAAGAAGGAGAAGCGCGGGCCGGGCCGTAAGGCCCGGAAACAAAAGGGTGCTGAGACTGAACTGGCAAGGTTCTTACCTGCAG ctgGGGATGAAAATTCTAAGAGGCTGTCTAGTCGTGCTCGAAAAAG GGCAGCCAAGAGGAGGTTGGGCTCTGCTGAAGCCGTTGAGACACATAAATTCCCTGGAGCCAAACCACTGCCTGGAAAACTACCCAAAG GCAGGAAGCGTCCAGCACCAACCCTCAgcagtgaggaggaagaggaggaggaagaacctGAAGAGGATGGTGTGCTGAACCAAGGGGACCTCTGGGGCTCCGAGGACAGTGATGCCGATAAGATAGATGACTATGGTGCTGGTTCCAACTCGGAGAACGAGGATGAAGATGAAGAG CTGCTGCCCATTGAGAGGGCTGCTCGGAAGCAAAAGGCCCAGGAAGCTGTGGCTGG GGGCCAGTGGAGTGAAGAGGagactgaggaggaggaggaggaagaggagaaaggatcTCCTGAGTCAGGCCCCCAAAAGGATGACGAGACAGATGGGGGCTTACAGATCAATGTGGATGAGGAGGAGACCTTTGTGCTGCCCCCTGCTGGGGAGATGGAGCAGG ATGCCCAGGCTCCAGACTTGCAACGAATTCACAAGCGCATCCAGGATATTGTAGGAGTGCTGCGTGATTTTGGGACTCAGCGGGAGGAGGGTCGGTCTCGTTCTGAGTATCTGCACCGGCTTCAGAAGGATCTAGCTACTTATTACTCCTATGGAGACTTTCTGCTTGGCAAGCTCATGGACCTCTTCCCTCTATCTGAG CTGGTGGAGTTCTTAGAAGCTAATGAGGTACCTCGGCCCATCACCCTTAGGACCAATACCTTGAAAACCCGGCGCCGAGACCTTGCTCAG GCACTGATTAACCGTGGAGTTAACCTGGACCCCCTGGGCAAGTGGTCAAAGACTGGACTAGTGGTATATGATTCTTCTGTGCCCATTG GTGCTACCCCCGAGTACCTCGCTGGGCACTATATGCTTCAGGGAGCCTCCAGTATGCTGCCAGTCATGGCCTTAGCGCCCCAGGAGCACGAGCGGATCCTGGACATGTGTTGTGCCCCTGGAGGAAAGACCAGCTACATAG cccagctgATGAAGAACACAGGTGTGATTCTTGCCAATGATGCCAATGCCGAGCGGCTCAAGAGTGTCGTGGGTAATCTGCACCGGTTAGGAGTCACCAACACCATTATCAGCCACTACGACGGGCGCCAGTTCCCCAAG GTGGTGGGGGGCTTTGACCGAGTCCTTTTGGATGCTCCCTGTAGTGGCACTGGGGTCATCTCCAAAGACCCAGCTGTGAAGACTAACAAG GATGAGAAGGACATCTTGCGCTGTGCTCACCTTCAGAAGGAGTTGCTCTTGAGTGCCATTGACTCTGTCAATGCGATGTCCAAGACGGGAGGCTACCTGGTCTACTGCACCTGCTCCATTATG GTGGAAGAGAACGAGTGGGTAGTAGACTATGCCCTGAAAAAGAGGAACGTTCGGTTGGTGCCCACAGGTCTAGACTTTGGCCAGGAGGGTTTTACTCGCTTTCGAGAAAGGCGCTTCCACCCCACCTTGCGTTCTACCCGCCGGTTTTACCCTCACACCCACAATATGGATGGTTTCTTCATTGCTAAGTTCAAGAAATTCTCTAATTCTGTCCCCCAATCCCAAACAG GGAATTCTGGAGATTCTACCCCTGCAAACCTAGACTTGACTGAGGTGAAAGGTCAAGTGACCCCCAAGCCTGAGGGCAGCAGCCAGCCTGCCAAGAAGGCAAGAGTGGCTGTGAACGCAAAGCAGCAGTTGCAGAAACAGAAACATCCCAAGAAGGCCTCTTTCCAGAAGCAGAATGGCATCTCCAAAGGTACAGACTCAGGATTGTCCACTGTATCTTGTGACACAAAGTTCCAAGCTCCTTCCAAGGTCCAGGACAGTAGTCAGCCAGCTCCAGAAGCTGAAGTGATGAAGGGACCAAAGGTGACTAAGAAGCTAAAGCAAAAGTCAGCTACCCTGCTGTCCTCCAAGAAAGTTGCCTTCCTGAAGCAGAATGGTCCTCTTAAGGGCACCAGCAACAAATTGCCTGTGCTATCCCTTTCCACGACCCAGGCCACTGTCAAGCCTGAGGACTGTGATCCGCCCCTTCGAAACACCAAAGGGGCTGAGAACGTAAAGCAGCAGT